The Candidatus Zixiibacteriota bacterium region CGCTAATGGTGTCGCCTGCGGATCAGGACGCTTCGGCTATATCCTGTGGGTGGCGCCGTCTGATGTCAAAAGCGCCACCGAGGTGCTGATGGGCAGCGAAACCGACGGCCCCCATGGCACCCTGCGTCCGGGCGGGGTGGATTGGTAGATTCCTCTTCAGAGGATGAGGAGGCTTACGGCAAGGATCAGGTGCCATTCGGCGTGGAGTGGTCTGAGCTTCTAATGATCGAAAACACGCGGTTGAGCGGCCCGCATGATCACCGGCCGGCACCAGTATAGTGCGACTCCAATAACCCTGGCCACCGGATAGGTATCCCCGGTGAACCGTGTCAACGGAAGCGCGATCAGTTGATTCGCTCCGACGACACCTTTTGTTGAGCGCTTTACGGGCTGGTATATTTCCAAAAACGCTTGACAGACCCACCTTGTCCATTAGATTCAATTGTATTGCTCTGGGTCCGAATGTTGGCTTCCTAAATGGGGAGATCAGATTCTCTTCCCGCGGCGGCAACTCCCGCCCCGGGAACAAAGTTCTCTCAAACAACACACTGTGTTAAAAATGGGTAGGACCGCAAATCCCGCCCGGACTCCAAAGGCAAAGGAGACCAGTCATGAAACTTGCTTTCATTTCCGACACGCATTTCGGCGACACCAATTGTGCGCTGATTGATCACGCTAACATTACCAGGGGGAACAAGTTCGATCTATTCGCCCAGGCCGCCGGGACCGGGAACGACTTCCTGGTGGTGATGGGAGACATTTTCGATTTCTCCGTCAGTAGTTATGAGGATGCCTACCGGCGGGCAAAAGTGTTCTTCGAATTGGTGAAGAAGGAAAACATAGCCAAGAGTATCCTGTACGTTCCGGGCAATCACGACTTTGACATGTGGCACACGGTCCAGCAGGAATTCAGAATCATACACCAGGTGCGCCGCGGCAAACCGGCTGAGTGGTTCCGCTGGTCGCTCCCTGGGTTCATTGATGATCGCAAGGAGAGAGGTAACAAACGGGGAGTCTACCTGCCCGGCCCCATCGACGGACCGATCAATCCGGACGCGCCACCGGATGCCAATAAGCTGTTTCTCAACGGTATCACCCTGAATCCGGCCGGGGGCGGCGAAGCTACCAACTTTTATGTGGCTTATCCAAATCTCTATATGATAACCGACAAGGAATCACTGCTCATCACACACGGCCATTATCTCGAAGCTTTCTGGAGTCTATCCGGTGAGTGGCTTCGCAAAATCGCCCAGAAAGATCTGCCACAGAAGGTCATCATTGAGGACTTGGTGGCCTTCAACGTACCTCTCTGTCAGGCTTCATGCTCAAGCATCGGCCAGGCGGGCAAGCTCACCCCTCTGGTACAAAAAATCGAACATGAGGTGAAATACGGAAACCTGAAGCGAGTCAAGCGGTACCTCAACAGGATCGTCACGGCCCTGGATGAAATGACCAAACTCAAATGGTACAACCCGGAGACCTGGGTGCGCGAGTGGCTTACCGATCTCGTGGCCAACAAAGTCGAAAAGGAAGTAATCAAGGGGCTGGAAGAAGCAGAGGACACACGCTATAGCGAAGAGTTCATTACCAAAAAGGAAGTGCTGATGCGTTTCAAGCGCTACTTCCAGGCAAGTTTGCGGGAGATTCAACAACTCAAAGATGAATACGGCCTCGAAATGAGCCAGCCACAGAGAGTGATATTCGGACACACTCATCGTCCGATTAAATGGCTCGATCCCAAGGCGCCCAACACCACCGTGAACAAGATGAGCGTCAGGCTGTACAACACCGGCGGATGGCTTTACAGAAAGAATCCCAAAACAAAGAAAACGGAATTCTGTGGTGCCGAAGTCTTTACATACAACTCCGATGACGGGTTTGCATCAACGCGAATTGAGTGAGGTGTCAATGAGTAAATCTGATTCGGTGATATGTACTTAACTATCAAACCATGCGAGGCTGTTATGAAGAGAGCGACGGGACTGCTTTTGTGTTTGTGCGCGGCAATGTGTCTGTTGAGTGGTTGCGCCACAATCGCTATGAACGCTACTACCCTGCCGGAACCGGCCGAGATGAATGCGGCCGGGACTGCCAACTACACGGTGATAAGTAGTTTCACGGTGAACGACAGAGCCGGCTGGATTCTCGGGCTCGTTCCGGTCAACCCACCGGCCGGTGACAACCACTATTATCTCAAAACAATTCTCGACCGAGAGATTCAGGCCGCCGGCGGTGATGCCGTAATCAACGTGACATTACGTGGCCAGTACCAGTTTACGGATTTCCTTATCGGCTTGGTTTTGCCGGTGTACAGTACACGCACGCTCACCGTGACCGGGGATGTCATCAAGTACAACTAACGACCCGGCCACACGCGCAACCATTCAGAACTTTGACCGTGCCGCCGCAGCTTCCACGCCCGGCGGCGCTTTTTTTTGGGTGTGGGCGGGCCATAGACTGTAGACACAATAAAGTACTTGACAGGTCCATGTATCCTATTTATCCTATGGCCAAGTGTTCTGGGGTCCGTGTTTTTTGTACTGGGGTTTGGCGTGATATTTACAACATAACCATCGGCAATCGAGTTTAGGGCGATGTTGCAGGTTTGGAACCATGGTTCGGCCGTATGTCCGGCAAGCCCATGGGTCGCCGCCTGCAGAGGATGTCTCGTTTTTTCCAGCAGATCATAAGCGCACCGATCAGCGGACCCTGCTGGCAATTACCGTCTGCCCGTCGGCGCTTCATTGATGATCGTTGACGGTCAGCATGGACTGGAAGGAGTTTCTGTATGCGAAAAGTGAAAGTTGTTCTATGGACGGTTGTGGGAATGCTGCTGGCGCCCATGTTGAGCCTTGCTGAAGATTCCGTGGCAGTAAAAGCACCAGTACAGACCAATACTGCCCTGGATTCAGCAACAAAGGCTTTGACGCAACTGTCCTTGGATGAAGAAAAGAGAATGATCCAATGGGATATGGGTGTGGTAGCCAGTTTCAAGAATGACTTCGCCGATGGCAAGTCCGAATCGGTGCTCAACATCTCGACAGACTTCTCCAAGGGTGGATATCCTAGGGAGTTTCGATTTGTGACAACCAGCAGTGTCGAGCTGGAGGCCTCCAAGCTGGATGATGAGGTGACCGGGCTGTTGCTTAATTACGACTACTACATCCATCCGCACGTTGAGACCTATGCTTTCATGGAACGGTTCAGCGACACCTACATGGGCATCGACCAGCGGTTTGAGTTCGGCATTGGACTCAAGTTTGAGTATGCCTGCTTTGGATTGGTTGATAGTAAGGATCGGGTCGTTGTTGAGCGGGCTCGTCGGAACTTAATCTCTGCCCGGGCCGAAGACACAACGCTGTGCAAGAAAACACCCAAATCTAAACTGGATTCGTTGACCTGTGACAAGAGAATCCTTACAGCCAAACTTGTTTCTCTTGGAGCTATCGAGGTTAAGAAGAGGACTTTGGAGCATGTCAACGAGATCGAAGCGGCCAAGCGCGAGATTAACAGGATAGACCAGTCGATCGAGAAATTGCCTATAGATATCACTGCTCTCAAAGAGCCTCTGCATGGGAAGGTAGATAAGGCACTGACATCCATTCGAAAACGAAAATCCCGCGTCAAATTGGGACTGGCCTTATCGATCTTCAGAGAACTGGAAAAGGCAAACACTAAAAATCTCGTTGATACCCTTGTGACCATCGACACCTTGGATAAGGTAGTAGCGGTTACGGACACTACCTCCCTCTCGATTGATCCAACGGAGCGGTACCGATGGGTGATTCGCCCCTCGGTTGCTGTCAGGATTACCCAAGACCTTGAGATTAAGGGCTACCACTACTGGAAGCTACCACTATCCCATCCTGGGAAGATAGACGGCTGCTACGATATCCGTAAGGATGCTTCGTGTGCCGTCAAGTGGGATGTCGCGAAGGATGGAGACTTGGAGCCCAAGGTGAGCATAAAGCTCAGCTACGACTTCAGAACTGACTCTCATCCACCATCGGTTGAACACGAAGGCGTGTGGCACCGCCACCGCGACCGTCACGAGACGTACAAATTGGAGTTCACCGTGAAGCTATAGATCAGCGACTCTCAAACTACCCTCAGCACCGCCCGCACTGGGGAGGCGTCCATGCCGACCAGCTTCAAGGGAAAGGCGATCAGTTCGTAGACTCCGGCTGTCACCTCCTGCAAGGCAAGGTTCTCAAGTATGGCCACACCTCCTTCGGTCAGTATATGATGCGATTCCATTGTCTTGGAGTCGAACGGGTCGACCGAAGGTGTGTCCAACCCGACCAGTTTCACACCAGACCCCACAAGCATCCTGGCCGCATCAGTTGATAAACAGCAAAAGTCGGTATCAAACGTCTCCGGCATGTCCGAATGCGTTTTGAACAAGAGACGTTCGGGCGTTGACTCAGGCAGATCGTTCAAATAGTCGACCGTAATCTGCGGTGCATTTAGAGCATCCACAACCAGCGCCGGTCCAAAGTAAACGTCCAGGGCGACCTCCGAGATCGAGACGCCGCCTTGCCGAAAGTGAAGCGGCGCATCGGCGTGCGTCCCGGTGTGCAGGGACATAGTTGTACTGCCGACATTGCAGGAGTCGCCGCGATCCATCTGCATCACCCAAAACCGATGATACTCCGTATCCCCCGGCCAAACCGGAATACCGGGAGCAACCGGCTGTGAGATATCGATCAGCCCCGATCTCTGTTTGTCTGGCTTCACGTCTTCTGCTTAACCGATAGTTCGGTTAGAATCTTTTCAATCTCGACCACCAGGTCGTCGATTTCCTGATCACTGTTGTAAAAGTGCGGCGAGACGCGGATGCCGGCGCCCGGCCGGTAGTCGACAAGGAAACTGCGGGCCAGTAGTTCGCGCGTGACCGTCTCGGCCTTAGCGACATTGAGAGTTATTGTTCCCCCGCGATGTTTCGGATCCTCCGGCGTAAAAACGGACCACTCACGTTCCCGGGCCAATTGGGCCAGGCGCGAGGTCATCTCAAGCGACCGCTTTCGAATACGCGGCACACCTATTTCTGTAATGATGTCCAGCCCGGGTTGGCAGGTATACAAGGCCGGTACCGCCGGCGTACCGTTCATCCACTTGTAAGAACCCTCGGCAAAGCGTATCGGCGAGGGGTCAAAAGCGAACGGGTTTTCGTGAGCCAGCCATCCGGTAAAACGCGGCGTAAGTTCCAGGGCTACCTCTGGCTTAACGTACAGGTAACCCACACCGGGGCCGCCACACAACCACTTCAAACAACCGCCGGCGGCAAAGTCGGCGCCCAGTGTCTGGATATCGACAGGTACCGCCCCCAACCCCTGGAAAATATCCACCAGCACCAGCGCGCCGACCCGGTGCGCTTTCTCGATAACGGCAGCGACATCGACAATATATGCCGACTTGAACAGAACCTGCGAGATCGATACCAGTGCCGTCGTTTCATCGATAGCATCCAACACCGCCTGGGTCGGCACAGTCATGCCGTCGGGACACGGCACGATTTCCAACCGTCCCCGATCGCGTAGCGTCTGCCGGTACAAGTATAACAGCGATGGAAACTCCTGCTGGACCATTACGACCTTGTCGCGGGGCTTATCAAAATCAAAACATGACAGCACCGTTGCCTGCGCACTGGTGACATTGGCGTGGATCGAAACCGTGTCGGATGCGGCATTCATCAACGATCCGATTTTGTCGCCGACTGTCCGCGCTATCATCCACCACTCTTCCTCCCAGGCACGAACCCCGCGTGTGCTCCATAGCTTGAGGTACCGATCAGAACACTCGCGCGCTTTGTTGGGCATGGCGCCCAGCGAATTGGCGATAAGATGATGGCAATTCTCAAGCGACTCGAATTCGGTGCGGTAGTCCAGAAGGTCTTTCATACACTCGCTCAGGGCAGACTCCCTACTTGACCAATCCTCGCAAGATGGCCAGGTTTTCGATGTCTTCAGAAAGGTCATCGCCTTTGGGTGTCTCAAGGATCATGGGCACTTTCTTAAGCCTGCGATCATTAACGATATTTCGAAAGGCCTCAAGGCCTATGTGCCCTTTCCCGATGTGTTCGTGACGATCCTTGCGCGATGCGAATTCCCGTTTGCTGTCGTTCATGTGAATGACCTGGAGGCGCTCCAACCCGACTATATCATCAAACTGCTTGATTGTCTTTTTGAAGTCTTTCGGATCGCTTAGGGGATAGCCGGCCGCAAAAATGTGACAGGTATCCAGACATACGCCTATATGTTCTTGGTCCTCGACGCCATCAATGATCTGCGCCAACTGTTCGAACTTGTAACCGAGGTTGGAACCCTGCCCGGCGGTCGCTTCCAACAAAAGCGTGACATTGTTGTCGCCCAGTTCATCGAACATCAGATTGATGCTCTCAATAATCGTGGCCAGACCAAGCTCTTCGCCGGAACCGACATGTGAGCCGGGATGCAATACCAGGTTGGGAATCTTCAAAAGGTTACAACGCTGCATTTCTTCTGTGAGCGAGTTGCGAGATTTCTCGCGTAAGGCTTCATCCGGCGACGCGATGTTGATCAGATAGCTGGTGTGCGAACACGAAACCGTGACCCCGGTGCTTTCAATGGCCGCAAGGTACTGATCGACTTCGGCCGTCTCAAGCTTCTTGGCCCGCCACTGATTGTTGGATTTGTTGAACATCTGGATGGTATCGCAGGTTGCCTTTTTGCCTCGTTCGATGGCGTTGAAAACACCACCGGCGATAGATTCGTGGGCGCCAAACAGCATATCGTAATCCTTAAAACAGGCCTTTCAAGTTCACAAACATCAAAATACGAAAACGGGGGCAGGATGCAACCGGTTAATCTGCACGATCAATCTGCAAGAAACTAATTGCATCGACAACCTTGACCACCTATTAATGTAGAAGAGGAGTGTGACGATCAAACCGGAGGGATTCAATATGCCAAACAGGGCAGGAATATGTACGCTGACAAAGATTGTTGCCCTGGCCCTGGCGACATTTATGTGGGCGTCGGCTTGCGATGATTCGCCCAGCGGACCACAGGTTTTTATCGACCGACCCCAGGTTGAGCCGGTACCGAATGACCAGGCCGTCGACGTTGCCAACAGTCCAACTCTGATCTGGCCGAGTGCTGATGCCTTCGACCAATCGGCGCGTTACGAACTGTATCTCGACACCGTCAACCCACCAACTCTCTACGCTGTTAATCTGACCGACACCGTGTTCAGACCTGACTGGCTGGAATCGGGTTGGACTTACTATTGGCGGGTGATCACCAAGGGTGTACGTCGTCGCAATCCGGCTTCACCTCTGTGGAGCTTCACAACAAAGAGCATAACCTATCCGGTGGCGGTAGGTAACAGTTGGCGATACAGGAGCAATTCCTGGTATGAAAACCTCCAACCCAAGAGTCTGGTGCCGAGATTTGGTGACACCACCTTTGTCATCAGGGAAGTAGAGATTGATAACTTCGACAGCGCAATCGGAGGACCCGGACGATACCGCTTCCACACAGGAACCACCGGCCGCACCCGCCCATCTGAGGCCTCTTGTTACTACGAAGTTCATCAGGACGGTTTGTACATGACGATGGCTGAAGTTGGGACCGGCAGCGGCGTATGGCCCAAGACGGGGAAGGGCATAAGTTATAGCTTCGCCGGCAGGACATTCAATTCGACGAATGCTCTCTCAGCTTTTCTGGGGGCTGGCATCCCGGGTGGGTTCGCTGCCGGGTCGGATCATGATTATCCTCGAAAGTCCCTCCAATACCCTCTCAGGATCGGCACTCAGTGGACTTATACGGAGAACCATGCCACTCCGGGAAGCGTGGTGCGTCGAGTCGTCGACAGGCAAAGCATCGAGATCGGCTTGGGCCGTTTCGACTGCTTCGTCATCAGGCAGTTGCACAACCTGGCCGAAGACGGTACTTGGGACAATACTCTCGAGATTGTCGATTATGTCGCTGCCGAAGGACTTATCAAGCGCAGAACAATAGCCCGGGATGTGCAAATCAATGATTGGGGGCATGCCTATCCAATTGGAACGGCCGACATTGTCATCGAGGCATTCCTGACCGATTTCGATCTCATCGACCCGTGAATCCAGTAGGGCAGGTCTGCCTTCAGACCTGCCGGAAAAGGCGGGTTCACGCCGCGGCGCGCAGGCGAAGCCGGACCCGCCAAAGCTGTAAAAGCCTGCCCTGATTGAAGAAACCGGTCAACCGCGTCGGCCAAATCCAGTCCGCTTAACATTTTTGCACCATTAACTTAGCGGTTTGACTCTATTTTCTGGCCAGGTCGAAATTTCACTGACACGATCTGTCAGTCCCCCCTGTTAACATGTGTCTGAGCAAACTTGAACCTGGTATGGGGTATCCAAATGGAGCATTCGATTCTGATTCGAGACACCGAAGTTAAGGTCACCGATGTTCTCGACATGATCTCGCGGGGGCTGTCATATTACCAAATCCTGCTGACTGACACACGATTGACCTTGACCGACATTATGGTAACGGCCAAGCTGGCCAAAGAACTAATCGAAAATTTCGTGGAAACCGAACACATCATCGTAGTGGAAGGCTCAATCCAGATTGCCGCCAGTGGCGGTCGCATTCAAAATGTCAGTAAAATGCGCGAAGACCACCCAAGAGCCTTTATGAAATGGAGCGAAACAGAGGAACGTCAACTGACTGATCTGTTCCACTCAGGAAAGAGCCTGAATGAAATCGCCAAGGTACTGGAACGTAAACGGGGTGCGATTAAGTTGAGGCTTAAGAAACTGGGACTGCTTCGCGACGATGAATCATAGCAGGTCTGCTCCGGCTCCGATCTGTTGGGTTACCATCCGCCGTTGGAAGTGTGGATGATTGTTCCGTCGCGACCTGCCGCCCAGCCGTGGTTTCGATCAGTAAAAAACAGACCCTGGAAGACGTCGTCGCTTCCGGTTTCCTGTAGCTTCCAGTTCTCGCCGCCATCGGTAGTGGCGTAAACATCACCGTTGTATCCGGTCACCCAGCCATAGAGCTCGTCGACGAATTGAATTCTAAAAAAGTGCGCCGGTGCGTCCAACTGAACAGTCCATGTGAGCCCACCATCGGTCGAATGAAAAACCCGGCCACCCCCGGCGCACCAACCATTCAGGGAATCGAGGAAGATGACCTCGTGCAACCAGCCCTCCAACGCAACCGGGTTTTGGACCCACAGCTCACCCCCATTGACAGTTCTGTAGACTCCCCCATCCCTCCCCACGATCCATCCGATTTGCTCACTGACGAAACAGACAGATTCCATCGATTCCCACACCGGGGCAACCTGTCCTCTCCAGGTGACGCCCCCGTCGTCGGTGCGTGCAATAGTACCGGCCCAGCCGACCGCCCAGCCGACTGTGTCATTGACGAAGTCGATATCGTACAGACCTCTCCCCAGGTCCTCAATTTGCTTTTCCCAGGTGTATCCGCCGTCGGTGGTATGATAAACAGTGGCGCCTGCAGTTACATACCAGCCCTCGGTCCGGCTTATGAACTCGATTTCCCAAAGTCCCAGCTCCTGCTCACCTCTCGGATTCCAGGTTTTGCCGCCGTCCTCGGTAGCGAGGAAAGTCCGATACCCACCCGCCCAGCCATGGAGACTGTCAACCATCTGAAGGGTGTTGAACCAACTACCTGTGCCGGTACTGATCGGTTCCCAGGTAACGCCGCCATCGACACTCCGCGCCATACGTCCGCCCCTGCCCGTTGCCCACGCCATATCTCCCTGAAAGTCGATCGACTGATAGCTCCACCAGCCAAGCCCGTTATCGATGACTTGCCATGTTTCCCCTCCGTCGGTCGTCTTTTGCAAAGGTCCCTGTATCCACCCAGTGGTGTAATCGGTGAACAGAACATCACTGTGCTCCACCGGCGTAAGGGTTACCATCCATGTCTCACCACCGTCGGTTGTGCGGAGGCGCACTCCTGCAAAACTATCGTAATAAATTGCTTCGCCGACAGCAACTCCGATCCATTGATCCGCAAAAGCAACAGCCTTCAACCTCATATAGGTGTTGTCATGTTCAATCGTCTGGGATTCCCAGGTCTCGCCTCCATTTATAGTGGACACAACCCGATTCCCACCGACCGCCCAGCCCACTCTGTTACTGTGAAAGAAGACGCTCCTCAGCGACACACCAACACCGCTTTGCTGTTTCTGCCAAACACTACCACCGTTGCTGGTGTGGATAATCGTGCCGGAAGCGCCTACCGCCCACCCGTTCAATTTATCAGTGAAGGTAACATCGTAGAGACTTGACGGTGTACCGGAGGAAACTTGATACCATGATCGAAAAGCGTTGGTTGTTGTCAGTATCAGGCCATTTGAGCCGACTATCCAGGCCGACTTGTGATCGAGCATGCAAATTGCGTTCAAATTCAGATCAGTATTGCTCTTCTCGCGAATCCAGCTATCGCCGGCATCGACTGTGCGTAGAATGGTGCCGGCATCCCCTACTACCCAGCCGTTCTGTTCGTCAATAAACTCAATATCTCTGATATCATTGCCAGTTGGCACTGGTCTTTGAGTATGCCAGCCTCTGCCCCTATTACTGGTTTGCGTAGGACCCTTGTTATCACAGGCACAAAACGTAACTAGCAGAACAGTGACAAGAAGCGCCACGACTACCCCATGCGGTGACTTCAAAAGAACGTTCACAGCGATACCCTCCAGTCAAGACAAGATCTATCAATCTTTTGTGCTGTCCTCTATCACTGTGAAGATGGTGCATTAAGTCGTCTTTGTCAAGGACGTTATCACTTTGCGGGAACACCCGACCAGCGCCTCGGCCTCGATCTCGACCAGCCAGTCATCGCGAAGAAGGGCCTTGACAACAACCATAGTGGCGGCCGGTCGGATGTCTGAAAAAAACTCGCCGTGCGCACGGCCTACATCTTCGGCGTGCACTGCATCGGTGAGGTAGATGCGGGTGCGGTATACATCGGCTAGCGAACCGCCCGCTTCTTCGATAGCGTCCTGGATTATAGACAGGCATCGTCGGGTCTGACCGACGGCATCGTTGGGGCAGGCGCTGCTACCGTCGGGCAGGATCGGCGCCGTGCCCGACACCGCGACCAGGTCGCCCACGCGCACGGCTCGTGAGAAGCCTATCTCACTCTCGTATGGTGATGCCGACGATATCAGAGTTCGTTTCATTTCATTCACTTCTATCTACAGTTTCAGGCTGTCGGTGTCGTCGACCGTCCCTCGAACAACCGCACCGTTTCGTCGTTGAAAAGTACGAAGATGCCATAGATGCCCAAGGCAGTTCCAAACGGGATTCCGGGCAGGTTCAAGAAGGACAGGACCAAAGCCAGAATCCGCGCCCAGTTCTGGTGTTTCAAAAGACCCCAGCCCGCCAGTATGCCCGGTACCGACGTTACTGCAACCATGGCTGCTATGAATGTTCCGATCGTAACCAATAGCAGAACTTCCTCGTCACTGGGAGCAAGGGCACCCCCAAGTCCGAAAATGGCAAATACGGCTACCGCTGCAATCAACCCCATTATACCGAATACTATGAAAAGTATGCCCAACACCTGTACATGTTTCTCCATACCAATTCTCCTCTTCGTAACTCAGACTATAACCGTGACGTTTCTGTTTTCTCAATAATGTCTTTGGATATGTTGTTCGGCAACTATTATCTGCACCGGCTATTTCAAATTCATCGAAAGAATCTTGATCTCGGTCATGTCCTCTATCGAATAGCGCACTCCCTCCCGACCAAGCCCTGAGTTTTTCATACCACCATACGGTTGATGGTCGGCGCGGTAGGTAGGGATGTCATTCACCACCACGCCACCGCACTGGATATGTTTGAAAGCATAAAACACATCCTTCAACCGATTGGTGAAGACCCCGGCCTGTAAACCGTATTCGGAGTCGTTGATTTCGGCGATAACCTTCTTGAAACTCTTGTATGGTTGCACCACGGCCAATGGAGCGAAAGCCTCTTTCGAGCAAACGTCCATCGTCCTCTTAACATTGGTCAGCACCGTCGGCTGCATCAATCCGCCGCGCGCCG contains the following coding sequences:
- a CDS encoding RidA family protein, with product MKRTLISSASPYESEIGFSRAVRVGDLVAVSGTAPILPDGSSACPNDAVGQTRRCLSIIQDAIEEAGGSLADVYRTRIYLTDAVHAEDVGRAHGEFFSDIRPAATMVVVKALLRDDWLVEIEAEALVGCSRKVITSLTKTT
- the kynB gene encoding arylformamidase, producing MKPDKQRSGLIDISQPVAPGIPVWPGDTEYHRFWVMQMDRGDSCNVGSTTMSLHTGTHADAPLHFRQGGVSISEVALDVYFGPALVVDALNAPQITVDYLNDLPESTPERLLFKTHSDMPETFDTDFCCLSTDAARMLVGSGVKLVGLDTPSVDPFDSKTMESHHILTEGGVAILENLALQEVTAGVYELIAFPLKLVGMDASPVRAVLRVV
- a CDS encoding aminotransferase class V-fold PLP-dependent enzyme, with product MKDLLDYRTEFESLENCHHLIANSLGAMPNKARECSDRYLKLWSTRGVRAWEEEWWMIARTVGDKIGSLMNAASDTVSIHANVTSAQATVLSCFDFDKPRDKVVMVQQEFPSLLYLYRQTLRDRGRLEIVPCPDGMTVPTQAVLDAIDETTALVSISQVLFKSAYIVDVAAVIEKAHRVGALVLVDIFQGLGAVPVDIQTLGADFAAGGCLKWLCGGPGVGYLYVKPEVALELTPRFTGWLAHENPFAFDPSPIRFAEGSYKWMNGTPAVPALYTCQPGLDIITEIGVPRIRKRSLEMTSRLAQLAREREWSVFTPEDPKHRGGTITLNVAKAETVTRELLARSFLVDYRPGAGIRVSPHFYNSDQEIDDLVVEIEKILTELSVKQKT
- a CDS encoding metallophosphoesterase, which translates into the protein MKLAFISDTHFGDTNCALIDHANITRGNKFDLFAQAAGTGNDFLVVMGDIFDFSVSSYEDAYRRAKVFFELVKKENIAKSILYVPGNHDFDMWHTVQQEFRIIHQVRRGKPAEWFRWSLPGFIDDRKERGNKRGVYLPGPIDGPINPDAPPDANKLFLNGITLNPAGGGEATNFYVAYPNLYMITDKESLLITHGHYLEAFWSLSGEWLRKIAQKDLPQKVIIEDLVAFNVPLCQASCSSIGQAGKLTPLVQKIEHEVKYGNLKRVKRYLNRIVTALDEMTKLKWYNPETWVREWLTDLVANKVEKEVIKGLEEAEDTRYSEEFITKKEVLMRFKRYFQASLREIQQLKDEYGLEMSQPQRVIFGHTHRPIKWLDPKAPNTTVNKMSVRLYNTGGWLYRKNPKTKKTEFCGAEVFTYNSDDGFASTRIE
- a CDS encoding deoxyribonuclease IV, coding for MLFGAHESIAGGVFNAIERGKKATCDTIQMFNKSNNQWRAKKLETAEVDQYLAAIESTGVTVSCSHTSYLINIASPDEALREKSRNSLTEEMQRCNLLKIPNLVLHPGSHVGSGEELGLATIIESINLMFDELGDNNVTLLLEATAGQGSNLGYKFEQLAQIIDGVEDQEHIGVCLDTCHIFAAGYPLSDPKDFKKTIKQFDDIVGLERLQVIHMNDSKREFASRKDRHEHIGKGHIGLEAFRNIVNDRRLKKVPMILETPKGDDLSEDIENLAILRGLVK
- a CDS encoding YCF48-related protein; translation: MALLVTVLLVTFCACDNKGPTQTSNRGRGWHTQRPVPTGNDIRDIEFIDEQNGWVVGDAGTILRTVDAGDSWIREKSNTDLNLNAICMLDHKSAWIVGSNGLILTTTNAFRSWYQVSSGTPSSLYDVTFTDKLNGWAVGASGTIIHTSNGGSVWQKQQSGVGVSLRSVFFHSNRVGWAVGGNRVVSTINGGETWESQTIEHDNTYMRLKAVAFADQWIGVAVGEAIYYDSFAGVRLRTTDGGETWMVTLTPVEHSDVLFTDYTTGWIQGPLQKTTDGGETWQVIDNGLGWWSYQSIDFQGDMAWATGRGGRMARSVDGGVTWEPISTGTGSWFNTLQMVDSLHGWAGGYRTFLATEDGGKTWNPRGEQELGLWEIEFISRTEGWYVTAGATVYHTTDGGYTWEKQIEDLGRGLYDIDFVNDTVGWAVGWAGTIARTDDGGVTWRGQVAPVWESMESVCFVSEQIGWIVGRDGGVYRTVNGGELWVQNPVALEGWLHEVIFLDSLNGWCAGGGRVFHSTDGGLTWTVQLDAPAHFFRIQFVDELYGWVTGYNGDVYATTDGGENWKLQETGSDDVFQGLFFTDRNHGWAAGRDGTIIHTSNGGW